A part of Palaemon carinicauda isolate YSFRI2023 chromosome 8, ASM3689809v2, whole genome shotgun sequence genomic DNA contains:
- the LOC137645244 gene encoding putative per-hexamer repeat protein 5 yields MVEAKTDTYTVVMAVVNTDNDTGIITGVNTNTDTGVMTVVNTDTDTGVMTAVNTDTNTSVMTVVNNNTNTGVMTVVNTDTNTSVMTVVNNNTNTGVMTVVNTDTDTGVMTVVNTDTETSVMTVVNTDTDTGVMTVVNSNTDTGVRTLVNTDTDTGVMTVVNTDTDTGVMTVVNTDTDTGIMTCDQY; encoded by the coding sequence ATGGTGGAGGCCAAAACCGATACCTATACCGTAGTTATGGCAGTGGTCAATACCGATAACGATACTGGAATTATTACAGGGGTCAATACCAACACCGATACTGGAGTTATGACAGTGGTCAATACCGATACTGATACTGGTGTTATGACAGCGGTCAATACCGATACCAATACCAGTGTTATGACAGTGGTCAATAACAATACCAATACTGGTGTTATGACAGTGGTCAATACCGATACCAATACCAGTGTTATGACAGTGGTCAATAACAATACCAATACTGGTGTTATGACAGTGGTGAATACCGATActgatactggtgtcatgacagtggtcaATACCGATACCGAAACTAGTGTTATGACAGTGGTcaatactgatactgatactggtgtcatgacagtagTCAATAGCAATACTGATACTGGTGTTAGGACATTGGTCAATACCGATActgatactggtgtcatgacagtggtcaATACCGATActgatactggtgtcatgacagtggtcaATACCGATACTGATACTGGTATCATGACTTGTGATCAATACTAG
- the LOC137645245 gene encoding putative per-hexamer repeat protein 5: MTVNTNTDTVIMTVFNTDTDTDFMTVVNTDTDTGAMTVVIIDTDTGAMTVVNTNTDTGVMTVINNDTDTGVMTVVNNDTNAGVMTVVNTDTDTGVMTVVNTDTDTGAMTVVNTDTDTGVMRVVNTDNDTGIMTVVNTNTDTGVITVVNTDTDTGAMTVVNNDTDTGVMTVVNTDTNAGVMTVVNTDTDTGVMTVVNTDTDTGAMTVVNTDTDTGVMRVVNTDNDTGIMTVVNTNTDTGVITVVNTDTDTGAMTVVNNDTDTGVMTVVNTDTNAGVMTVVNTDTDTGVMTVVNTDTDTGAMTVVNTDTDTGIMTVVNTNTDTGVITVVNTDTDTGVMTVVNTDTDTSVLTWSILFALFSYSMFGFPQVPQCEAPRISTRELLMHLPVSFATSSLDTGVMTVVNSDTDSAVMTGVNTDTDTGVMRVVNTDTDIGVITVVNTNTDTCVMTVVNIDTDTGVMIVVNTDTDTGVMIVVNTNTDTGVMTVVNTYTDTGVMTVVNTVTNIHKKRPILAILILSAYLYNSL; encoded by the exons ATGACAGTCAATACCAATACTGATACTGTTATTATGACAGTGTTCAATACCGATACTGATACTGATTTCATGACAGTGGTCAATACCGATACCGATACTGGTGCTATGACAGTGGTCATTATCGATACTGATACTGGTGCTATGACAGTGGTCAATACCAATACTGATACTGGTGTTATGACAGTGATCAATAACGATActgatactggtgtcatgacagttGTCAATAACGATACCAATGCTGGTGTTATGACAGTGGTCAATACCGATActgatactggtgtcatgacagtggtcaatactgataccgatactggtgCTATGACAGTGGTcaatactgatactgatactggtGTCATGAGAGTGGTCAATACCGATAATGATACTGGTATCATGACAGTGGTCAATACcaataccgatactggtgtcataaCAGTGGTCAATACAGATACTGATACTGGTGCTATGACAGTGGTCAATAACGATActgatactggtgtcatgacagttGTCAATACCGATACCAATGCTGGTGTTATGACAGTGGTCAATACCGATActgatactggtgtcatgacagtggtcaatactgataccgatactggtgCTATGACAGTGGTcaatactgatactgatactggtGTCATGAGAGTGGTCAATACCGATAATGATACTGGTATCATGACAGTGGTCAATACcaataccgatactggtgtcataaCAGTGGTCAATACAGATACTGATACTGGTGCTATGACAGTGGTCAATAACGATActgatactggtgtcatgacagttGTCAATACCGATACCAATGCTGGTGTTATGACAGTGGTCAATACCGATActgatactggtgtcatgacagtggtcaatactgataccgatactggtgCTATGACAGTGGTcaatactgatactgatactggtATCATGACAGTGGTCAATACcaataccgatactggtgtcataaCAGTGGTCAATACAGATACTGATACTGGTGTTATGACAGTGGTCAATACCGATACTGATACTAGTGTCCTGACATGGTCAATACTGTTTGccttattttcttattctatgtttgggttcccccaggtccctcagtgtgaggcacctcgtatatccaccagagagttgctaatgcatcttccagtgtctTTTGCAACTTCCAGTCTTG atactggtgtcatgacagtggtcaATTCCGATACCGATAGTGCTGTTATGACTGGGGTCAATACCGATACTGATACTGGTGTCATGAGAGTGGTCAATACTGATACTGATATTGGTGTCATTACAGTAGTCAATACCAATACCGATACTTGTGTTATGACAGTGGTCAATATCGATACTGATACTGGTGTCATGATAGTGGTCAATACCGATACCGATACTGGTGTTATGATAGTGGTCAATACAAATACTGATACTGGTGTCATGACCGTGGTCAATACCTATACTGATACGGGTGTCATGACAGTGGTCAATACCGTTACTAATATTCACAAAAAAAGGCCCATACTAGCAATACTGATACTATCGGCATATCTCTACAATTCACTGTGA